In Janthinobacterium sp. 67, a genomic segment contains:
- a CDS encoding substrate-binding periplasmic protein yields MQRRPLLKLAALWPFGVAAAGTSSPLPLVYPRHQAFDDPQQGYVTALLRQALARSGQAYVLRRSELRMVQTRAMQEIAMGSGSVDVVWTMTSRARETQLLPVRIPIDRGLIGWRVALIHARQPQLLRDVRSIAALARLSAGQMRDWPDSVILQANGLRLDTSSTYEGLFQQLAAGRIDYFPRSVIEAQSELASHAQLPLALDTHLVIRYPAALYFFVGKHRPELARHIETGLESMLADGSFARLFQRHFGRLADGLQLSRRHVLELANPDLPEETPLARKALWYRPKNY; encoded by the coding sequence ATGCAGCGCCGCCCCCTGCTCAAGCTTGCCGCCCTGTGGCCGTTCGGCGTGGCGGCCGCCGGCACCTCGTCGCCGCTGCCGCTCGTGTATCCGCGCCACCAGGCGTTCGATGATCCGCAGCAAGGTTACGTGACGGCCTTGCTGCGACAGGCGCTGGCCCGTTCGGGCCAGGCCTATGTCTTGCGCCGCTCCGAATTGCGCATGGTGCAGACGCGCGCCATGCAGGAAATCGCCATGGGGTCGGGCAGCGTCGATGTCGTCTGGACGATGACGAGCCGCGCGCGCGAAACGCAGTTGCTGCCGGTACGCATCCCCATCGACCGCGGCCTGATCGGCTGGCGAGTGGCCCTGATCCACGCGCGCCAGCCGCAGTTGCTGCGCGATGTGCGCAGCATCGCCGCGCTGGCGCGGCTGTCGGCCGGCCAGATGCGCGACTGGCCCGACTCCGTCATCCTGCAGGCGAACGGCTTGCGCCTCGATACCTCGAGCACTTATGAAGGCCTGTTCCAGCAACTGGCGGCGGGGCGCATCGACTACTTTCCCCGTTCCGTGATCGAGGCACAAAGCGAGCTGGCCAGCCACGCGCAATTGCCGCTGGCGCTGGACACCCACCTGGTCATCCGCTACCCGGCCGCACTGTACTTTTTTGTCGGCAAGCACCGGCCGGAACTGGCGCGTCACATTGAAACGGGACTGGAATCCATGCTGGCCGACGGCAGCTTCGCGCGGCTGTTCCAGCGCCATTTCGGCCGCCTCGCCGATGGCTTGCAACTGTCCCGGCGCCATGTGCTGGAACTGGCCAATCCGGACTTGCCGGAAGAGACGCCGTTGGCGCGCAAGGCACTTTGGTATCGTCCAAAAAATTACTAA